One part of the Dermacentor andersoni chromosome 2, qqDerAnde1_hic_scaffold, whole genome shotgun sequence genome encodes these proteins:
- the LOC126542345 gene encoding lysosomal acid glucosylceramidase-like codes for MCWPRDYGFGSPVCVCGMTYCDFIGDIGPLPKGAAIAFESSKAGLRFQKTVLLREETDPPGNNTLLLVIDPEKTYQEIFGFGGAFTDAVGLNLRNLSVQLQDAIIGSYYSTAGIEYSIARIPMASTDFSVRKYTYDDSPNDFFLLNFTLAAEDIHLKIPYIKRAMQMSSKTIWFYGSPWSSPAWMKTSQKLEGSGILKGTPGGPFYKTWAAYFVRFLQEYERQGIPIWGLTVQNEPSSGFIPFYPWQTLGFTPQTQRDFIKYDLGPALNKAGYGNLKLMMLDDNRLAIRRWTSVVLGDPEAAKYVQGITVHWYMNRVIGPSVLDKVHKNHPDKFILPSEACTGYMSKRGEKVMLGSWERAEEYAIDILQDLNHWASGWTDWNLALNTHGGPNWAKNFVDSPIIVNSTAQEFYKQPMYYALGHFSKFLPRGSVRIGSRLKQGSDKLKYAAFLTPDLVAVVIVVNTHDEKIKLYIEDVFGSTSLKKVIEKRSITTFMWQL; via the exons ATGTGCTGGCCAAGGGACTATGGCTTTGGCAGTCCTGTGTGCGTGTGCGGCATGACGTACTGTGACTTCATCGGCGACATCGGGCCCCTGCCGAAAGGAGCAGCGATTGCCTTTGAGAGCAGCAAGGCCGGACTCCGGTTCCAGAAAACTGTATTGCTCCGCGAAGAAACAG ATCCACCAGGCAACAACACTTTGCTGCTTGTGATAGACCCTGAAAAAACGTACCAGGAAATATTTGGTTTCGGAGGCGCCTTCACTGACGCAGTTGGGTTAAATCTGAGAAATCTCTCGGTGCAGCTGCAGGACGCTATTATCGGGTCCTACTACTCCACAGCAG GAATAGAGTACAGCATTGCCAGGATACCAATGGCCAGCACTGACTTCTCAGTGCGCAAGTACACCTATGACGATTCTCCAAACGATTTCTTTCTGCTCAACTTCACTCTCGCCGCGGAAGACATCCACCTCAAG ATACCGTACATCAAAAGAGCAATGCAGATGTCGAGCAAAACAATATGGTTTTACGGAAGTCCCTGGAGCAGCCCTGCATGGATGAAGACGAGCCAAAAGTTGGAGGGTTCTGGGATTCTCAAAGGAACCCCGGGCGGACCTTTCTACAAAACTTGGGCGGCGTATTTCGTCAG GTTTTTGCAGGAGTACGAGAGGCAAGGCATTCCCATCTGGGGTCTGACGGTGCAGAACGAGCCGTCCTCTGGCTTCATACCATTTTATCCCTGGCAGACCCTCGGCTTCACACCGCAGACCCAGAGGGACTTCATCAAGTATGATCTGGGACCAGCGTTGAACAAGGCGGGCTACGGCAACCTGAAACTTATGATGCTCGATGACAACCGCCTCGCGATTCGGCGCTGGACAAGCGTG GTTTTGGGAGACCCTGAAGCGGCAAAGTACGTCCAAGGAATCACTGTTCATTGGTACATGAATCGTGTAATCGGACCATCGGTCCTCGACAAGGTTCACAAGAACCACCCGGACAAGTTTATCCTGCCGTCCGAGGCCTGCACTGGATATATGAGTAAAAGAGGGGAGAAAGTCATGCTAGGCAGTTGGGAACGCGCTGAGGAGTACGCCATCGATATACTCCAG GACCTCAACCATTGGGCTAGTGGGTGGACGGACTGGAACCTAGCTTTAAATACTCATGGTGGCCCCAACTGGGCTAAAAACTTTGTCGACTCGCCCATTATCGtgaattccactgctcaagaGTTTTACAAGCAACCAATGTATTACGCGCTGGGCCACTTCAG TAAATTTCTTCCGAGGGGCAGTGTCAGGATTGGGTCTCGTCTGAAGCAAGGTTCAGATAAGCTGAAATACGCAGCTTTCTTGACGCCAGATCTGGTAGCCGTTGTCATCGTCGTCAACAC ACACGACGAAAAAATCAAGCTATACATCGAAGACGTGTTTGGCTCCACCAGTCTGAAGAAGGTCATCGAAAAACGGTCGATAACAACGTTTATGTGGCAATTATAG